The nucleotide sequence TTTGTTATTCTAGCAATAGTGCTGGTGTAGCTCAGTGGTAGAGCAGCTGATTTGTAATCAGCCGGTCGCAAGTTCAAATCTTGTCACCAGCTTTAGAGAAAGCCATTAGCGGATTTAGCCAAACCTTTTCGGGCTTGGCTACCATTAGCCTCGGCTCGACTTCTCTCGGGGGGATTGAGAACATTAATACTATTGAAAACCGTTAAATAATCGTGAAATCTTTCATCATTTCCCACCCCAAGGGTTAGCATAGACGATAAACCGTAGCATCAGTCTGAGGTTAACTTCAGACCCATTCGAAAAATTGTGCTAAAATAGTCAGAATCTTTGAAAGGAATCAAAAACAATAAAAGGCTTTTTTATTTTATTCCATCCCGAATAGAAGATAAAGAAAAAGCCCTGTAATCTTAACGAATGTTTACAAGTTCTACCTGATCAAAAAGGACTCCGATAGTGGCTACACAAATACCATCAAAACCAAGCTCTTTAGAGGCTATGAGCGACGAGTCTTTAAAAGAGAAAATTAATCGCCAAATGCTCGTTATTCTTGACTTTGGCTCCCAGTATTCAGAATTAATTGCTCGCCGCATCCGAGAAACAAACGTTTACTCAGAAGTTCTATCCTATCGCACCACTGCCGAACAACTGCGGCAACTGGCCCCAAAAGGCATTATCCTTTCAGGCGGTCCTAACTCAGTTTATGACCCCAATGCCCCCCACTGTGATCGAGCCATCTGGGAGCTAGGCATTCCCATCTTAGGCGTGTGCTACGGGATGCAGTTGATGGTACAACAACTGGGGGGTAAAGTAGAACGAGCCAAACGGGCCGAATACGGAAAAGCCGCCTTATATATTGATGATCCCACAGATTTATTAACGAATGTAGAAAATGGTTCTACCGCTTGGATGAGTCATGGTGACTCTTGTATTGAATTGCCACAAGGGTTTGAAAACCTCGCTCACACAGAAAACACCGCCTGTGCCGCCATCGCCCATCATGAGAAGAAACTGTTTGGCGTACAATTTCACCCAGAAGTGGTGCATTCTGTGGGCGGAATTGCTCTGATCCGTAACTTTGTTTATCATATTTGTAAATGTGAACCCACTTGGACAACCGAAGCCTTCGTCGAAGAATCGGTGCGAGAAATACGAGCTAAAGTCGGGGATAAACGGGTATTATTAGCTTTATCAGGTGGGGTAGACTCTTCAACCCTAGCCTTTTTATTACATCGCGCCATCGGCGATCAACTGACTTGTATGTTTATTGATCAGGGGTTCATGCGAAAAGGAGAACCCGAACGCCTGGTACAAATTTTTGATCAGCAGTTTCACATTCCGGTGGTCTATGTTAACAGTCGTGAACGCTTTTTAACGCAACTCAAAGGCGTAACCGATCCAGAAGAAAAACGCCGTCTCATTGGTCATGAGTTTATCAAAGTATTTGAAGAAGAATCTAATCGTCTTGGGCCTTTTGATTATTTAGCCCAAGGTACACTCTATCCGGATGTGATCGAGTCGGCTGATAGTAATGTTGATCCGCAAACCGGAGAACGAGTGGCTGTTAAAATTAAAAGCCATCACAACGTGGGCGGACTCCCGAAAAATCTACGCTTTAAGCTGGTTGAACCCTTGCGGAAACTGTTTAAAGATGAAGTGCGTAAATTAGCGCGTGCTATTGGGTTACCCGAAGAAATTGTCCGTCGTCATCCTTTCCCTGGTCCGGGTTTAGCGATTCGCATTATCGGAGAAGTGACTTCTGAGCGGCTAAAAATTTTGCGGGATGCAGATTTTATTGTTCGGGATGAAATTAGCAAGCAGGGAATGTATCACGATTTCTGGCAAGCTTTCGCGGTTTTATTACCCGTGCGGAGTGTGGGAGTCATGGGAGATCAGCGTACTTATGCTCATCCGATTGTTTTAAGATTAATCACCAGTGAAGATGGAATGACGGCTGATTGGGCAAGAGTTCCTTATGATTTATTAGAAACGATTTCTAACCGAATTGTCAACGAAGTAAGGGGAGTAAATCGTGTGGTTTATGACATTACTTCTAAGCCGCCTGGGACGATCGAGTGGGAATAATCGTGTAAAGATAAAGGATGGAGGTGTAATAAGCTTTCATCCTTAGTTTATAATTAGGCGGGTTTTTATAATCTTGAACCCGATGAAAGTAAATTATGTAAAAACAGAATATTTATTTAATCATCGGGTCTATCTTCAGTAAATTGATCGATATTTTTACCCATATTATCATTTTACTGTTTTATCTTTAATCTGTTACTTCCTCGATTTCTTCAAAAATACCCTCATCATCTTCAATTTCAGAAGATTCATCTTCATCTTCTTCCAAAAAGTCAAGCTGTTTTCGAACTTCACTAAACAAGTCATCTGATTCAGAAGATTCCTTGATCTGCTCATCAATCAATTCAACTTCAGGGAATTTTACATGAAACTCTTTTCTCCAATTAGAAATTAAAGTTTCAGTCCAGTTGACATCATTATTGACCTCTTCTTTAGTACGCCTTATCAACTCTCTCACGCCCTCAGAGGAATTAAGCAATATCATTTTGACAAGCTCTATACATTTTTCTGACCCGGAGCCTTTAGTTATCATGGTTAGTTTTGCATTTGGCTCGACTAAAACATAAGACCAATGAGATTGATCTCGGTTAAAAAAGCTATCTTGATCCATTTTGGTAATACTATCAGAAATGGCGTTAAGAGTTTCTGGAATACGGTACTCTGCGTGTATCCTAAGCAAGAACCTTGAAACAGCACAAAAAAGAATTTTTTGTCCTAGAATAGTATATAAAATACTAGAATGGCGTAACTCCTTTATACTTTTTTTTTGACTTGCACTTAATCGAGGTTGTTTGGGTTGAACAGGAATATCTATACCTAGGTAGTCAATCTGTGATATCCAATCTTTGAATGGCTGAAGTTCAGTGAAAAACCACTTAAGCAATTCTTTCGTGCCTATTTGAGGAAGTTTAGGATGAGACTCATAATAATCTTTCAAAGCTTTATTACGGTCAATTGGTGAATTAAATGATTTATCTAAAGCTTCTTTTTTATAATCTTTTAATAGTTCCTTAATACATTGACTAACCAAATCTAAATTCGTTAGGTAAGGTTCTGATTGGGTCAAGCTTGATGAGGGGGAAGACCATCTAATGAATTTTTCTTCAAGCATTTTTTCCTCTAAAAGTTTTCTAGGAATTAATGCTGATACCTTACTGTCATCAAGTAATAGTTGAGTTTGTTTATCGATTGATTTAGCAGTCTTGTTTATAACTGTAAAGATATTGCGAGTTGCTTGAATTATTTCATCTCTTACCGTTGTGCTTGAGTCTGCATATCCAACCCTGCCCAAATCACGAAATACTAAATAAACCACTGGTATATCAAAGGTTTCTGAGCAATTAAAATTATCATTGATTTGTTGAGGGCTTAAAGGCTCTTTTCCAGTATGGGCATTCCAATATGTTTTTAAAGCAAGAAGTCTATGTTGACCATCAATTACAATTCTAGATACATTTTTATAGAGCTTTAAATTGACCCATTTTTCTATCGGTTTTCCCTGACTTTTAACTTCTGAAAAGTCCCAAAACTCTGTTTGCGTATTAGAGTTGGGTAAAAGCACAACTACAATTGAATTAAAAAAACGAATACCATCTCGCGCTAGGTAAGAAAATATCTCTATATTTGCTCTATTTTCATCTAGTTTTCTCTGAACTCGTTCTGAGAAGCTCCAACTGTTTTGAATTTCATCAGCAAATTGAATGTTTTCAACAGCATCACTTTGATCGAGAGTTGTTAGAAAGTACCTAACCTCACCAAAAGTACCAGTAATGGCCTTATATTCAATAATCTCTGGAGACTGATTATCTAATTCCATTTGCTAACTCCTCTGGGTATTAAATTTCGGTTGACATAGTTGAATTAATAGGCTTTCTAACTCTCTAGCAATATTTTTGGGACAGGGGAAAGAAACGAATAAAAATTCATCATTTAGTCTTGAGTTTCCGTATTTTGAAAAAAAACCATCTTCTCGCTCCAAATGCTGAACAAACCTATCTCTTAAATTGCTGGCAGTGCCTATGTAATCTGGGCTTTGAAAAAGACTACATGAAATTAGCAGATTTTTTAAAATTCTTCGTTCTTTAGGCTGAGAAACAGCTTTGATAAATTGAGCCATTTTTGGGGATAAACCTACTGATTCTCCACAAGTATCGATAATAAACTTACTTTTATTATTTTCCTCAGAAAACTTGGTTCTGAATACCGTATTTTGCAGGCGAGTGTTTATCTGGCTAAACAAATCATCTTCTAAAAAATCAAACGCATGATAGAAAGCATAAACACCCGACTTTTCAGGAAGATAATCGGCCGCGGATCGAGTTGCTGTTACCACAGTAAAATTTTTGAAGAAGTTGTCGTGAACTGTTTCTTCCATATTTATAGACTGAAATTAAGAATTAGTTGATTCTCCCTCCGGACAATTGATTGAGTAATAGGCAGTCCCGAATCGACTATTTATAGAATTCCCAAATCAAGCTCTTAAGTAACACCATGCGAGTATAAATTTTTTTTTGCTGTGTAACATTGACATTTTTACCTGTATCAATCACTTGTCATAGTGACCATAACCCTAATATTAACAGTAACAAGCCAAACCCCAAACCCGATAAGGAGAGTTTTAGAGCAAATTCAACAAACCGGTGTCATTACAGTAGGCGCGTCTAAAGATGTTATTTCTTTCGGTAATCTTGAACTTATCAAAATTTAATAGTTGATTAATAATACACTAGGCTAGAATTAACAAAAATACTTAATAGAGTTTAAGCCATGCAATTTCCTGTTTATCTTGAAATTGGAAACGTTAAGCTTCATCCTCACTTGGTATTCGAGTTAATTGCCTATATAGTGAGTTTTCGCCTTTTATTTTATCATAATTTACAAAATGATGTTATTCCCCTAAAAGAACGTAGTTTTATTGCTATTGGTGCAATGTTTGGTGCTTTAATAGGGACAAAAATTTTAGTAGTATTTCAGTATTTAGATGTCTATCTTCAAAATCCAGAAAAATTACAATTATTATTTGTTAGTCCTGGTAAAACGCTAGTTGGCAGTTTACTAGGCGGATTAATTGGAGTCGAATTAACCAAAAAAATTTTAGCAGTCAAGTGTTCAACGGGTGATGCTTTTGTTTATCCCTTAATTGTCGGAATGACTATTGGTAGAATTGGCTGTTTTTTAACGGGTTTAGAAGATGGCACTTATGGACTGCCCACTAATTTACCTTGGGGAATTGACTTTGGTGATGGAATTCTTCGCCATCCTACCCAACTTTATGAAATTGCTTTTTTAATAGTTTTAATGGTGTTTTTATTCGTTCGCCAACAGTATAAAATCCGCCAAGGAGATAGATTTAATTTTTTTATGATTAGTTATCTCGGTTTTCGTTTGTTCATCGATTTTATTAAACCGACTTTTTTGTCTGTTTTAGGCTTAAGTAGTATTCAAATTGCCTGTTTATTAGGATTAATTTATTATTTTCGTAGTATGCCGCGTCTATTTGAATTTCATCAACATGAAACTATTCTCAAAAAATCATGACTACTCGAAATTATCTTTTTTACAGTCTGACGAATAGCATCTGCTCTCACTGTCTTAAAAAAGTTGAAGCAAAAATTATTTTTAGAGATGATAAAGTTTATTTACATAAGCATTGTTCAGAACATGGAAACCAAGAAGTTTTAATCGCTGATGATATCGAATATTATAAGAAATCTCTAGAATTTATTAAACCTGGAGACTTACCAAAACGCTTTAATACTCCGATTAAATTCGGTTGTCCTTATGATTGTGGTTTATGTCCGGATCATGAGCAACATAGCTGTGTAACCCTTTTAGAAGTGACAGATAAATGTAACCTTTCCTGTCCAATTTGTTATGCAGAATCAGGAACAGAAGAATTTTTTACTGGCTCGGATCTTCCTAGGGTACATCGTAGTTTAGCACAAATAGAAACTATGTTAGATGCGATTGTTGCCAATGAAGGAGAACCTCAAGTCGTGCAAATTAGTGGGGGCGAACCGACTATACATCCAGAATTTTTTAAAATATTAGATTTGGCTAAAAGTAAACCTATTAAACATTTAATGATTAATACTAATGGGATTAAAATTGCCAAAGATTTAGAATTCTGTGAGCGGCTGTCTAACTATATGCCTAATTTTGAAATATATCTTCAGTTTGACAGTTTAAATTCAGAAGCGTTAAAAGTATTACGAGGAGTGGATTTAAAAACCATTCGCTCTCAAGCGATTGCTAATCTCAATAAATTTAATATTTCTACAACTCTAGTTGTCACTCTAAAAAAAGGACTTAATAATCATGAGATTGGTGATATTATTGAGTATGCTTTACAGCAAAAATGTGTTAGAGGAGTAACTTTTCAACCGGTTCAAATAGCTGGCAGATTAGACAATTATGATGTCAAACGAGATCGCTATACTTTAACCGAGGTGCGGCGAGATATTTTAACTCAAAGTCCTTATTTTAAACCTGAAGACATTTTACCTATTCCTTGTCATCCTGACTGTTTAGCGATGGGCTATGCGCTTAAACTAAATGGTAAAGTTATCCCGTTAACGGGGTTAATTTCTTCAGAAGACTATATTAAACTTATCCCCAATAGTATTCAATTTGAGCAAAATGTTGAGTTTAAAAAGCATTTTTTTGACCTTTTTTCTACGGCTCATTCTCCTAAATCTGCTACCGCTTCCTTAAAACAGCTACTTTGTTGTTTGCCGCTTGTTAAAGTTCCCGATGGGTTAACTTATGAAAATATTTTTCGAGTTTTGATTGTTCAATTTCTCGATCCTTATAATTTTGATGTTCGTTCGGTTAAGCGCTCTTGTATTCATATTGCTCACCCTGACGGAAGAATTATTCCCTTTGATACTTACAATATTTTTTATAGAAATTAAAGATATGGAAAGAGTACCCCCAGGCGTTAAGAAAATCTTTAAGAGTTATTTGATAGTTATTGCAGTTGATTTAATTATAAGTATTATTATAACTGTAATTTATCAAATTAAAAACAGTTCATTTTCAATAATTAATGATTCAAAAAATATATTTGTTGGAACAAAATATGTTCCATTTGCCTTTTTAGTAACTCTAGCATTTGCTCAATCGTTTATTCTCTTACCCGCCTCTTTAATATTATTATTTTTACGAAAATGGGAAATAGCTGTAGGAATAATCTTAGCTGATTTGACAATGTTATTTTTAGGTGCTTTATTGTGTGGGGGCGTGCTTGGATAATTTTCGCTCTTTTAACTCATTAAATTAACTCAAATGAACAATTATAAATCGAGTCTAACAAAAATATTTTTGACTTATTTAATTATTATAACAATAAATATCATTCTTTATTCTGAATCTGGATCTGCTGCTATATCTTTATATTCATCTATTCACTTGGATTTTCTTCCTCCTTGGCTTTTATCAATTTTAAGTATATTTAGTATTTTTACTCTAAGTTATACCTCATTTTTGACCTTACCAGCAGCCATAATTTTATTAATACTTAAACAATGGGAAATAGCAGTAGGAATAATTTTAGCTGAGTTAACAGTTCCCTTTCTATTTTTTCTATTCTGTCTTTACAACATCAAATAACCTTGAGTCTTTTAACTGAATTAACAATTGCATTTTTAATTTTTGTCTTATGGGCGGCACTCTTTGCTTCAATTGAAACCCAACTCCTCATCAATCAGTCTTAAGGCAGAGGTAACAAGTGTGAGAAGCTAAGTAGTCGGACATAAATAAAGTCCACTGTGTCAAGAATTGTAAAACGCCTACAACCCTTCTCCATTGCCCATTCCCCATTGCCCATTCCCCAAACTCGCAGTTAACTTTAATTTTGTCCAGGTACTTATGTACAAACAACTTGCCATAACCGCCATAACCCTATTATTAACCATAACCAGCCAAACCCCAAGTTTAGCCGGCAGAGTCTTAGATAAAATTCGACAAACTGGTGTCATCACCGCAGGCGCTAGAAAAGATGCTATTCCCTTTGGCTATGTCAATGAGAAAGGACAATGGGTAGGATACTCCCTCGATATATTAGAACTCATTCGACAACAAACCGAAAAACAATTAGGAAAACCGATCAAACTTCAATTAGTAGAAGTCACCCCCGAAAATCGCTTTGCAAAAATTAAAGACCAAAGTATTGATATTGAATGCGGCTCAACAACTGTCACTTGGGCTAGAGATAAAGAAGTGGATTTTTCAGTCAGTTATTTTGCATCAGGCACACAACTATTAGTAAAAAAAGGCAGTAATTTAGGAACCATTGAATCCTTAGCAGGAATGAAAATCGGGGTAATTCCCAACACCACCAACGAAAGAGCTATTAAACTACAACAACCGGCGGCACAATTAGTCACCGTTAAAGATCGTTTTGAAGGATTACAAAAATTAGAAAAAGGAGAAATAGACGGCTTTGCGAGTGATGGAATCGTTTTACAAGGATTAAAACGAACAGTCAAGAATGGCAATAGTCTAGAAATCGTTCCCGAATATCCCTATATGTATGAATCCTATGCTTGCGTAATTCCTCAAGACGAATCTCAATGGCGGGATTTAGTTAATTATAGTTTAGTACAGTATATG is from Gloeothece verrucosa PCC 7822 and encodes:
- a CDS encoding radical SAM protein → MTTRNYLFYSLTNSICSHCLKKVEAKIIFRDDKVYLHKHCSEHGNQEVLIADDIEYYKKSLEFIKPGDLPKRFNTPIKFGCPYDCGLCPDHEQHSCVTLLEVTDKCNLSCPICYAESGTEEFFTGSDLPRVHRSLAQIETMLDAIVANEGEPQVVQISGGEPTIHPEFFKILDLAKSKPIKHLMINTNGIKIAKDLEFCERLSNYMPNFEIYLQFDSLNSEALKVLRGVDLKTIRSQAIANLNKFNISTTLVVTLKKGLNNHEIGDIIEYALQQKCVRGVTFQPVQIAGRLDNYDVKRDRYTLTEVRRDILTQSPYFKPEDILPIPCHPDCLAMGYALKLNGKVIPLTGLISSEDYIKLIPNSIQFEQNVEFKKHFFDLFSTAHSPKSATASLKQLLCCLPLVKVPDGLTYENIFRVLIVQFLDPYNFDVRSVKRSCIHIAHPDGRIIPFDTYNIFYRN
- a CDS encoding amino acid ABC transporter substrate-binding protein is translated as MYKQLAITAITLLLTITSQTPSLAGRVLDKIRQTGVITAGARKDAIPFGYVNEKGQWVGYSLDILELIRQQTEKQLGKPIKLQLVEVTPENRFAKIKDQSIDIECGSTTVTWARDKEVDFSVSYFASGTQLLVKKGSNLGTIESLAGMKIGVIPNTTNERAIKLQQPAAQLVTVKDRFEGLQKLEKGEIDGFASDGIVLQGLKRTVKNGNSLEIVPEYPYMYESYACVIPQDESQWRDLVNYSLVQYMEGIVSDQMSSVAIYERWFGQNGKVPYSRDTINSYFQGIIDSYEWIPLINY
- the guaA gene encoding glutamine-hydrolyzing GMP synthase, which gives rise to MSDESLKEKINRQMLVILDFGSQYSELIARRIRETNVYSEVLSYRTTAEQLRQLAPKGIILSGGPNSVYDPNAPHCDRAIWELGIPILGVCYGMQLMVQQLGGKVERAKRAEYGKAALYIDDPTDLLTNVENGSTAWMSHGDSCIELPQGFENLAHTENTACAAIAHHEKKLFGVQFHPEVVHSVGGIALIRNFVYHICKCEPTWTTEAFVEESVREIRAKVGDKRVLLALSGGVDSSTLAFLLHRAIGDQLTCMFIDQGFMRKGEPERLVQIFDQQFHIPVVYVNSRERFLTQLKGVTDPEEKRRLIGHEFIKVFEEESNRLGPFDYLAQGTLYPDVIESADSNVDPQTGERVAVKIKSHHNVGGLPKNLRFKLVEPLRKLFKDEVRKLARAIGLPEEIVRRHPFPGPGLAIRIIGEVTSERLKILRDADFIVRDEISKQGMYHDFWQAFAVLLPVRSVGVMGDQRTYAHPIVLRLITSEDGMTADWARVPYDLLETISNRIVNEVRGVNRVVYDITSKPPGTIEWE
- a CDS encoding DGQHR domain-containing protein produces the protein MELDNQSPEIIEYKAITGTFGEVRYFLTTLDQSDAVENIQFADEIQNSWSFSERVQRKLDENRANIEIFSYLARDGIRFFNSIVVVLLPNSNTQTEFWDFSEVKSQGKPIEKWVNLKLYKNVSRIVIDGQHRLLALKTYWNAHTGKEPLSPQQINDNFNCSETFDIPVVYLVFRDLGRVGYADSSTTVRDEIIQATRNIFTVINKTAKSIDKQTQLLLDDSKVSALIPRKLLEEKMLEEKFIRWSSPSSSLTQSEPYLTNLDLVSQCIKELLKDYKKEALDKSFNSPIDRNKALKDYYESHPKLPQIGTKELLKWFFTELQPFKDWISQIDYLGIDIPVQPKQPRLSASQKKSIKELRHSSILYTILGQKILFCAVSRFLLRIHAEYRIPETLNAISDSITKMDQDSFFNRDQSHWSYVLVEPNAKLTMITKGSGSEKCIELVKMILLNSSEGVRELIRRTKEEVNNDVNWTETLISNWRKEFHVKFPEVELIDEQIKESSESDDLFSEVRKQLDFLEEDEDESSEIEDDEGIFEEIEEVTD
- a CDS encoding GIY-YIG nuclease family protein, whose amino-acid sequence is MEETVHDNFFKNFTVVTATRSAADYLPEKSGVYAFYHAFDFLEDDLFSQINTRLQNTVFRTKFSEENNKSKFIIDTCGESVGLSPKMAQFIKAVSQPKERRILKNLLISCSLFQSPDYIGTASNLRDRFVQHLEREDGFFSKYGNSRLNDEFLFVSFPCPKNIARELESLLIQLCQPKFNTQRS
- a CDS encoding prolipoprotein diacylglyceryl transferase, encoding MQFPVYLEIGNVKLHPHLVFELIAYIVSFRLLFYHNLQNDVIPLKERSFIAIGAMFGALIGTKILVVFQYLDVYLQNPEKLQLLFVSPGKTLVGSLLGGLIGVELTKKILAVKCSTGDAFVYPLIVGMTIGRIGCFLTGLEDGTYGLPTNLPWGIDFGDGILRHPTQLYEIAFLIVLMVFLFVRQQYKIRQGDRFNFFMISYLGFRLFIDFIKPTFLSVLGLSSIQIACLLGLIYYFRSMPRLFEFHQHETILKKS